The Periophthalmus magnuspinnatus isolate fPerMag1 chromosome 19, fPerMag1.2.pri, whole genome shotgun sequence region CCCATTATCGCCACAACCTTCTGCTGTCATCCGTAAGTAAAAACACCCAAAGAGAGACACCACAGCCAAAAAGGGGAATTGAACCTGGAGCGCAAAGACTTTCCTAAAATAACCCTAATGTCCTTGAAGgttccatttttttctgtttaaacctGGGCGTCTGCTTTGTATGTTGGTCTGTGTGTGGTGGCAGTTGTAGTACAGCTATTGGTGTTGAAGTTACATTGTTCGAGTACTTTAAGGAGCAAGATAGAGAAACAAAAGACTCACCAAACCTTGCTATTGTAAAAACTGAAGATCCCATTCCAAAAGGTTTGAATGCTGTGTGAAaggtaaataaaatcaaaaagtgTATTGTAGTTGGGtggattttaataaaacaatttaataaagcattttaaatttgacaacAGCAGGACATGTTTCTTTCAATATGGATTTTTGTTTgataacattttgttttgcacaGTATCCAAACTTTTTGAAACTAGGGTTGTAAACCAGGGGGTGTCATTTCAATCAGTTTTCAAGGATTTCCCATCCTTCaatatttttgtcttatttccTTAATCATCTTTGATCACCGCATTGGGTCCTCTCTTCcattctctttccctctctttgtgtgttttgatcCGGGCTGTAACACGGCCCCCTCCTTTCCTTCAGATGGTGCTGTCCTCATTCAAACATGAGTTGCTCAGCGGCTGGTGGCTGGGGCGGGTCAATGTGATGCGCTGGGAGGGTGTGTTTCGCTGTATCCCCATCTGTGGGATGGCCTTCGCCTGTCAGTCGTAAGTACTATTCCCCGCCCCTCTGGCCGCACAAGACCCTCCCATAAAACGAATGCAGAGTAGGCTCAACAAATGCATATTTATGCAGTTGACAGTAAGCTTAAATTTATGTAGTAGCTTGGCTTGTTCCCACTAACTCCCAAGTGATCAGTAAAGTCCTGCATGTTCAAATACAATTGTGCATGTTTAGGGTGGAGGTGGAATTTGGCCTGTGATTTCCCTAATAGCTTCACCAATCATCTCATTCATATATTGccataaaacaacaacttttaagtttgagattttatttttgttgtcaaaaacataattGTAGATATTGTCATACCATGTTATTACTGAACCAGCGTTTATTTTAGCTAGCATCCTATTTAATGCGTAAATTCCCTAAACAGTGGGTATGGACCCCAAACCGGGTTGTATTGGGGTTAATCATAGTTTCAGTGATAATTCAATTTGTTGTATCTTCTAAAATCACGTattaaaggaaataaaatgcAGGTGTCACAAATGTGGTAAAGGTCTGGATTGTTTGGAATTTAAATTAAACCCACAATTGGAGCAACTGAAAACCATTTaaattctttgtttgttttgttttaaaagtctattcaagttttttttttgtttttttactacaCAAAGGCTCTTTACCAAGTCTATCTATCAAATATAGTTTTCTACACACTTACAGACATTTTTGGTcagatggtaaaaaaaaaagaaaaaaaaaagagtttcaCGCCTATTTTACCATCCCATTAACTTTCCTCACAGTGACTCCAGAGAACCCACTGCCATATTTTCACCTCTCATAGCTTAATCAGACCTTCTCCCAACCACTTTTTGTCACTCGCGTCTCCATTTTCACCCATCTGCATGCTCCATCGCTGCCTCTTTTGTCATgttcttcttgcctttagtgcTTGCTCCTGGATGGTAAAGGGTAATGTGTCAAGGTCTAATGGGATCGGGGAGTATGGAAGTCTTATCTTTTGATTTGAATGCACAGCTAGGGGAAGGATATAGAAGGGGAGTGTTACAGTGAGGTCATAGGGGGCAGATGCTCAGAGAGCTCTGCTGGGGGGAGTGATGTAAGTGGCAGAACTTGAGCCGTAGCTATCGGAATTGAGGTAATGGTATCCACACAACATAACATTATGTTATGGAAGGCATGTCCATTATCAAGCAGGGAGCGCCCGTGTTCAAAGAGGAAGAAAGTTTCGGTGTGTTTATCCGCATGTGTTGGTTTCCACTAGCAGTGCTGAGTGATATTTGGCAGGGCGATTTCTTGGCCTGTGGTCAGACTGAGCGAGGCAAGCGCTCCGTTCTAGGCGACTGCGAGCTTAAGCCAAACCACTAATCAACACATTGGACCAGGGCCATCTTCCAGACACACACTGATGTATTCACAGGCTGATTAAACAGCTCTCAGCACATTGGATTTTTATTACATTCATGAAATGTGTTTACTTTCACTTAAAACATTACTTAGCATCACCATTATGACGGGATGGGACCTGGCCACGTTATGTTTTGGCTTTGCTCGTATTGCTGTTAGCTCATAATGGGGGTACataagaaaaacatgtgttataGAAATGTCCCTCTGTGATCCTATTGTCAGCATGCTTTCTACTCCAAGTTAATGATTTTGTCTGCTGCTTATTCATTGCCCTCACAGCAGCTTGACAAAACCGTATAgtagcaaataaaaacaatttaggTCTCTTTTTGTCACAGCCATTGAGTGACCATTAGATCTAATGGCAGCGTAGTTGcaaaaatcatttttatttaaccttggCCATAAGATTTACTGGATTGCAAATTAAACAAGCAATGAAGAATGGCACCCCAAGACACTGCTTGCTCATAAAAccagcatgtgtgaatgaagacaTGCAAAGAGATGAGGAAAGAAAGTTATGGTTTCTAGCTCTCCCCCTTTGCGTGTGGGAATTAGAGGCGAGAGTCAGCCAAGAAAGTTTATAATGCTCTAAAACCATCCAGGCACTCACTGTTGGATAGAAAGGCACTGAATTTATTGGGTAATGTGTTGACGGTCACCTCCACGCATTTCactgggacagagggaggagttgAATGGTAGAGAGGCTGTTGTCCATACTCTGTCACCCACACACAGGCTTCACGCCCACTGCTTTGCTTACTCCAATAAAAGAATACtgggtaaaataaatgtagtagtagtagtactgtatgTCAATCAGAGCTGCAACAACATTCATTCAGATTAATTGATTTTGAACTATTTTAGACGATTAATTAAAAGATTAAGTAATAGCAAAATGATTGTTTGTTGGAGCCCTAATGTCATTGTTATTATTGACGCTGTTGCATTCATGTGCCTATGTTCTACTTATTTAAAAAGAGTACAGATTTAAGCCCAAATGATTGATGTATTCTCAAATATTGGTTACATTTCAAAGAAGAGCAGAAGGACAAAGCCATTATATTAACATTATATTGGCTTTCCCACTAGTATTTGGTGATAGTTCATAATAATGGTAATTAACTCGTCCTTAGATAAAGTTTAAATTGTAAAACTATTAGGATGtgcaaaatattttacatttatggtTGCAAATGGCATGCATGACTTAAGAATCAGTCATATGGGAGACAATACAAAGTCTAAGTTGATAAGCAACTAATGACTGCCTTCTGTTGCGAAAACTTTAATAGactaaaaaacacagtgaaatcGCTATTCGGAGTTGGAAGCTGACAAGGACATAAGGAGAGTGATGCATCATTTGATTATTGAGTGGCACAAATGGGCCCCATATGGctcattaaaaaaatctacaaaaccgTGATTACAGCTAAATTTGAAGTTAGCCTGTGTAAGCTGTCATACTGTATATTGGTGGCTGCTGTTTGAAAACCTCTGTGGGATAAAGACCGGACATTATTGGCAGCACACACATAGCACATCAATGCACAGCAGTAGTGGTCCATGTGAGATCCTCTTCAGGGATGTGTGGACAATTTGTCTCTTAACAGGCAAGTGCTGCCAACCTACGACAGTCTGGACGAGCCCTCGGTCAAGCGCATGAGTACCATCTTCACCTCGTCCCTCAAAGTAGTCACCATCTTCTACATCACTGTGAGTGTAAAGACACAGTCCATTCATCTGTTATTAGAACATTCCTGTAAGTCTATGTGTTTCTCTCTTATTTTAGGTGGGCTTCTTTGGTTATGTTAGTTTCACAGACTCCATCGCAGGAAATGTTCTGATGAATTTCCCGTCCAACCTGGTGACCGAGATGATCCGAGTGGGCTTTATGATGTCTGTGGCCGTTGGCTTTCCCATGATGATTTTGCCATGTCGCCAAGCCATCAACACCATGGTCTTTGAGCAGCAGGTCAGTTCATACGcaattgtataaaaaaatgttcaatgttgTCCTTCCTGTGTGTTACAGAATCCCACTGCTGAATAATAACATTATTGCATTGCATTATCAACTTTAATAATAGttttaatcattataaaatgtgCACCAACTCTCCAATGTCATAGGAAAAGCAAGGATATGAAACTTTGCATTGTATTTGTCTTAGTTATTGGGAGACAGTGGTGGAATAAGTACTGAATAGATTCATGTGGAAAAAGTATTGTATTGAGTAGTgtagctataaaaaaaaattcagtacAACAGTaaatttctcacagatttttcTACTTATAAATGTagtgaataaaagtaaaaactgtcGACTTTACATTGTACTTAtcccatacttttacttttgtactttccATTACTTTCTGCCACCTCAGATCTAATACATTTTAGAAGCTGAACCCTTTTGTGTGCTGTTTCTCCTGCAGCAGAAAGATGGGACGTTTGCTGCAGGGGGATACATGCCTCCGCTGcgctttaaaatgatcacccTGTGCATAGTGTTCGGGACCATGCTGGGAGGCATCCTCATCCCTAATGGTATGTCTGagtctgagtgtgtgtgctgGCTTTAGTGGGGGTCCCTGTGTGAGTGTGCTGGCTATAGTGGGGGTCactctgtttgtgtgtatgagtgagagagtgagtttGTGCTGGCTGTAGCGGgggtccctgtgtgtgtgtgtgtgtgtgtgcgtgtgtgtgtgtgtgtgtgtgttggccGTGGCGGAGGTCTCTGACTGGAGGCCTTTAAGGTGCCTGTTCCTTTATGGGGGCGGAGCAGCACTGCAGCTTTacgatgtgtgtgaatgtgactttacgAGTCAGTGACTGTCACACTCTAACACAGTCCTTAAATCAGGGCCCtaacttttatttccttttcgATGGGCAGACGGGAAGATAGGGCTATTATTCTGCaggctctctctctcactcgcaCACAAATCTATGCACATACCAATATCGGCACTATGTCAGCTTCTTAGATTCTTCCTGTCCCTCTTACAAACTACCTCTATACATTGTAGATGTAAAGGTTAACATgattttatgtttcattcattGTATTATACAGCAGTCACAAGTTAAACCTTTTATTGGCTggccacacacatatatgttcATGGGGTTTGGCTGTCTCTTAGTGTTTCTAATCAGACTAATAGATGGAGGAAAGGGAGGTAAGGACCCCAGAGAGAATGGACACTAAATCTGAGGCAGACAATATGGTGTCCGTCCTCTGAATAAGCGATGGGTTTCCGGGACAAGCGCCCGCCTGGCTGGTCCACAGAGGCAGGGGTGGAGCCAGGGTGCACTGCTGCCAGCTGGGAGCAGGGTGCCGTGGACTGGAGCCCAGAGCTGGGTATGAATGGCACAGGCAGGTATGAATGGACCAAGCGATAAGGTGCACAGACGGCTAAATACACTGTAAGCCTGGCTGTATGTGCAGTATGCTTTGCCTCGCTTATGTAAATGTATGAATAATGCCACAATTAAACATCAATGCAGCACATTCAGAACACTCGTAACTATAATTTTTGTCTATTATCATACAGACTTAAGTGCTGCTGGTATGCATGATTGCATGGTaacaaaataatgcataaaGCTGTAACATCATTTGCTTTCTCTTATCTTTTTGTCTTCAGTGGAAACCATTCTGGGCTTGACTGGAGCCACAATGGGCAGCCTCATCTGTTTCATTTGCCCAGCTCTCATTTACAGAAAAATCCAAAAGAATGGCATTGTAGCTCAGGTAAAATCTACCACAATCGCTGTTTTGAAGTGCTACGTAATGTTCTGTTATGCTGTGTTTTAACTGTACCTCTTTATTACATATTTGTCCATACAGCTGGTACTTGTGGTGGGCCTGTGCATTCTGCTCTTGAGCACTTTTACCACACTGTCCATCTCCTCCAGCAGCCCTGGCACCAAAGTCCAGGTTCACCCTCCTCCTGCACCAGGCCGGAACAACCCACCACTCCCAGACCTCCCTGTGCGGCATGGTAAAGATCACAGCATTAACAACTGCAGTCACTTATCCACTTCTACATTAGGCTTCTACATTAGAATGGTGTGCAAATGAGCCCGGATTTTGCGCAACATAAACGGGACATTGTTCTGACAGAGGTTTGATCGAACGGAAATGAGTTTTTGCTCATAATTTCCTATCCTATTGTCACTAGTAGTACAGCACAGTGAAGTATTCCCCTGTGCTTGTAATCCTCATACACGCCTAAACAAAGGTCTCAAAGTTTTCAGACAGGGACCTCCAAAATAACCCTCCAACCAGCCTGGGACAACCACCCACTGCAAAAGGacacttaaaataatttaaactgGGACAACATTGAAAATcaggtttaattttatttattttagaagtTGAATCATCTTGTGACCCACAGCTTAGTGTCTCTCGGCCCCCCACTTTGGGAACCACTGGCCTAGAACATGTTggcatatatatttttctggGATTTTGATCAAGAATCCAGAAAAAGTATAGCGATTTTACTTTCGGTAGTTATTATTTGACACACTCTATCAGACTGGCACAGCTTATAACTTGTAGCAAAATTGTAGACGCCAGAACCAAGATTCTTCGAAAGTTCATACGATAAGTCAACCCGTTTAGACTTTTTACTACAAAAATGTCACAGATTGCTGCAAACCCTGATTCTAAAACATTGCAAACCACAAAGTAAGGCCAAGGCTCTAGACCGACTAAAACAAAAGCTGAGAGTATCTGAGAAAAAGGCCATGCTTTCATCTCTGGGAGAAGAAAAGGTGGAGAAAGACAGAGCGACCGATAGACAGACAGGCAGCTTGAAGAGATAACCTCGTGATAATATCTGAGAGCAGCAGTGAGCGGCTGACGTTGATAGAGCGAGAGTGATGCCCTTCAAACTCCGGCAATTTctcagccccccccccccctcttcctcttgctCCTACCCCCCTTCATTTCTCCTGACACCCCCTCCCCCAAAAATACATTGTCTGCACCTCCATCTTCTCCCATATCTCTGGTGGCAGCTATAAAATGCCTGCAAGCTCCTGGCTGTATAAAACAAAGAGAAGGAAACAGGTTCAATAGGAGTCCATAGACACAAATAGAAAGAGGACTTCTAATAAGACAAGTGTGGCAGTAACTTTTCAAACATGGCAACATTGTATTTTGTTGATTTTCAACCTTCTGACTGATTGTGCATGTCGGGTGCATTTGCTCATATGTTATTTAAAAGTCATATGAATATGCTTACTCTTGCACCATATTACACTAAACTAGAGCCCtgccattttaattttaatggtgtttgctgccatctagtgggtCTCACTACGAACAGCTCTACTCTTAATCACAGTGAAGACTTCTTTGGTTGTCTTTTTGGGTTGATAATAGACCCAACTGAAGTATAATATATAGTAATgtaacaaatatgcaaacaccAATTTAGGTTTTCTTAGTAGTTATGTTGCAATATTTCAGCATGAGAAGGCAAAAGAACTAATGCCTTTACAAAACATTTCAGCAAACAGCTGTAGTGTTAAATTATggatatatttttgatgaatcTATTATTAATGACATTGAACGTGTTGATATATGAAATGGATGTTCTCTGTCAGTAGATaatgttccaaataagaagccAGAGGAGATAGAGAAACCTGAGATGCCTGTTGCTGTGGAGAGGGACCAGGCTGAGCCTCCACAGATTAAAGGACCGATGGACCTGCCCGAGAGTAAAAAGGATGAAGAGGTGCAGCTAGACCGCCCAGAAGCTGGTGAGTGAAAAAGTAGGAAAGACAGGAAAATTTGACTACGGTTTTTGAGTAGACAATGGTGCAAAGATTGAATAAACTGTGTGTACATATACATGACGAGTAAAAATCCCATAACTAGAATAAGAGAAATTTGGTCATCTAACCACGTGGTGAGATGTCTCATTTAATTAGtggatttttagagtaacttgtatttggaagaccaaagtacaatgaattttaaaataactaaataataaataatcattttttaacattttatcttCCATAGTTGTCTTTGCCACATTAACTTGCCCTTTTTGCACAATTTTCAATATCAAAAtgtgcacaggtgtgaacaataaGAAAGAAATCAGGTTGCACACATCAGATGTAACTTACCTGACATTAATGATTATGGCCATGTTTCACAAAGGAGGTTCAACTCAGGGTTTTCTGTTTCATGAAGCAAGTTTAGAGCAGAGCAAAAAGACTGAGGGATCTGTTTATCAGAAAACACAAGATTCATCAATTTATCCCAGAAAAGTGGATCCACTGTGGCAAAGGTAAACCAGAGGAGGGACATCATTGAGGGACAGGAAGTTATGTGTCTGTGGAACATGCTTTGGACAGATCAGTGAggtttaatataaaagaaatgtgGAGGAGCACATTGTTTAATCAATTTGTACTATTTTAGTATGAAGCTATAAATAATGTTACTCTAAAGGCCCAAATAATTGTGTTGCGGCCTACTTGgataaaaatatgttatttattatataaaactgttattaaaaagtttaaaattacaattttaatatttgattgatGAAATGTGTTAATTACCATTTTTAACAAATCTAAGATGTTTAGAGCTGCTCTGTCCTGCTCTGGACCAGGTTAGGTTCACAGAGTTTTCGGTTTCACAGAGAGAGTGAACTTAAACCCTGTCACCGTGATAACCCACTCTGAGTTTACAACTTCTgagtttggactaaacctgcttcTTAAAACAGGGCCTTTATCTTTGGTGTGTATGTAAACATAGCCAGTGTTGTGCACATTTATGTGATGTGCATGtcacaataaatatataaagcttCTAATAATTATTACATTCATTGTTGCTGTTTCAACCATGTGACAATGACATTTGTGGACATTTGTGTAAAGAGTATGGGTTGAAGGTCTGAATCTCTAAAATTTGAATTGATTTGCAGTGATGTTTTATCTATTGTAGTTGTTGATTCAATTCTTTGTCCATAGTGGGTGCTGTTGTAGTACCAGAGGCAGAAGCCCATCGCCATGAGCCTCCCATTCCCCATGATGCGGTCCAAGTGGATGTCAGGAAGAACCAAGAGGAACTTCAAGAAGAGAAGGAGCAGCAACCTGGAGGTGAATCTCAAAAACAACTAAAGCCACCAGAGGAAATCCAGGacaaaaaggaggagaaagagaatgaggaaaaaccTGCTGAAGTGGTGATAAAGGAGGATTTAGGTGGAGGAGAGCAACATATAAATGAGATTCTGGAAAAGCATGACGGAGATACAAAGCAAGATGTTTCTCAGTTCGAGGAAGATATGAGGCAAGATACAGTAAAAGAGGCTGTTGCAgagaaaacaaatgtagcaaACCCAGCACCAGTGGCACAAGTGGATAAAGCAGAACCTGCAGTGAAAAGTAAGCATTCATTGCCTTGTGAAGAGATtgaaagaagatattttttaaaatataaaatccgATGGTTTGTGATTTCTTTCACAAGGCTTTGGAGGAGAACCCCCTGTCGTTGCTGTTGCCCAGGGAGCTGACAGTAAAGATACAGCTGATGAGAAAATGGATGGTAAGTGAGATTATACAacatagtgaaagaaaaaaggCAGTGACAAAAAAAATTAGGCCTTTATTGGCTATAAGCGGTAACTATGGATATCTAGACTGATTTCTTGCTTTGACATAATGCTTTGCGGTCTTTTGTTCTCTGTTGACTACTGCTTTTGCTCTCGTTTTCacttttcactctttctctGCTGGACTTCCATCACAGTGATAAAAAAGCTGGTTGCAGGTATGAATTCTTTCCTGCCTCTATTTCTCTTGTTCTTTcagggtgcattcacacttgcacaatcACCACattaaaattgggactaaacctggaactaaaccaggactagaacaggaccaaatcaaatCTACGTTAGGACTCAAACtgggcccaaaccaggaccaaatggGAATGCACCCTTACTTTAATTATGTAGTTTAAATTACTTTAATTGACTCGCATACTAATAAGAAGCAACATAAATCAACCATTAAACCTTTTTCAAGATGATTATTTCTGATGACTGAACACGTGTTAACAGTGAGAAGAGTCGATAGAATAGGACATATAACAATTTCTTCTGTGCAGAGGGCCAGCTGGACCATGCTGTGCTGTTGCAGGTGATTAAAGAGCAGCAGGTACAGCAGAAGAGGCTTTTGGACCAGCAGGAAAAACTGTTAGCTGTCATAGAAGAACAGCACAAGGAAATTCACCAGAAACAACCTGCAGGTGAGTATATGTTTTTTAACAGATTGAAATATTTTGGATCTTTTCATAATCCTCATAAATCTCCTCATTCATGAACATAAAGgtccattatgtaacttttctgacggagggtatgccacctgcttgtttaaaatgttatagatttgcctggaatgtttaacAGCATGAAaacttttaaatgcatttttatatttatagatgtttttattgttcaaaaataccttggaaaacattCTTCCTGTGAATGCGCATggctttccacagatctgacctgtggcATGGCCTTTTggtgccaccttcttgtctccatgtcatactgtgaaacattccaggcaaagcatgaagacaagcagttggcagacCCTCGATTAGAAATATTATATACTAGTGCAAATTTTGCAAATAAGAAAATGCTTATAGTGTCAAATTATATCTGATGCGAGGTgtaatttttcttcttttagttcctgaaAGTGATGCTGAAAAAAGTATCCAGGATCACGCAGCAGTTGACGGAGGAGCAGTGAAAGCCAAAGAGCCCGAGCCAGACTTGAAGCAGCCTGCAGAGGCAGTAATGGAAGCAGCAGGTCAGGCTCCTCAGGCTGGAGTAGGAGATCCTCAGGTAGTTGTTCAAAACCAGGCCCTACCTGTAGGGAACAGTGTGGAGGGTGGGGCAAAAGCAGCTGTCCCTGTAGCATACAAAGAGGACATTAAATCTCAAGAGGGTGGGCTTGGGGCACGAGGGGTACCACTTGGAAAGAAGAAAAGTGTGGACGCTCTGCCTGTTGTCCAAAATGAGGAGCCAGCCCAAGTTAAAGACCATGAAAAAGAACTAATGGAAAAAGAGATTCAGGAGAGATTGCTTCTGAGAGATCAGCAGCAAGAGAAAGAGCtaaaggaggagcaggagagaatACAGAAGGAAGTGGAGGCCAGAGTTGAACAAGAACGGctggaaagagaaaagaaggaaCAAATAGCCAAAGAACTAGAGATAGCGAAAGCTGTGCAGGTCAGATTAGCGAAAGAGCGTAAGGAGGCAGAGCAGAGGGCTGAGCAGGAGAGGATCGAAAAAGAAGTTGCAGCAAGAGTTGAGAAAGAACGACTAGAGAGGGAACGCAAAGAGAAACTAGCCAGAGAACTGGAgctggaaagagagagggaaaaacagAAGAAAGCATCTGAAGAGGCACACAAACAAGAAGTCCAAAAAGTGGAGAAAGAACCTGAGAAGGCGAGGAACGGGCTGAATGAAGCacaagagggggagggagcCAGAGAAGCCCAAAATGGTGCACTAGGGAACAACATGGCTGATGGAGAGGCTTTGAAGAAGGGAGGACGGGACCTCAAAGAGAACCACGCCGGCCCCCAGGACTCGCACGAGAAAGCCAGGGACCAGGGAGAGACTGATCTGAGGCGGAGGCGCAGAGCATTGGGGGGCAAAGAAAAGCAAGGGCCCATAGAGGATGCAGGCATGTCCATGGGGGGCCACGGTCTGGAGCCCCTGCTGGAGCTTGGGGGTTCAGATCTTCACGTGGCCTTGGAGCAGCACTTACTGGCCGGAGCAGTGGTCCACTCACGGCAGATTAAGCAAACCCCAGAAGTAGAAGACAccaaataacagacaaataataaatacaacgtgATACTGTGGAGTGGACCAAATGCGCCTTACTGTCAGCTTTTAGAGAAAAACAAAGTTCAGAATGGTCCAAATTCAATGGTCTGTAACTGTGAGTCTTTATTAGCAACTGAAGAGTGTAAATAGtaacttattttttttcatgtcaggGGGACCATGGGGTATGTTACTGTTGAAATGTGTGTAAGGTCTATTGACCATTACCAGTGTTGTTGGACCGGTATAGACTATAACTGAGTCACTTTTACTTCTCgcttgtgcaatcagattttgtTTTCCTGCatgcattttcttctgtttatcaGGTCAGTTTAAAAGTTTTAACATGTTATGTAAATATGTACGTATGTTGgcttctgttataatgttgagaATGTTGAGGCTCTTGTTCTATCATTCATAATCGGCTTATTTGCATCAGGCTCCAGTGAGCATTTACAATGGTTCAAGGCTGGTGCTATGAGGTGTAGTATACTGTAAATGTCCAGTAGTAGTTCATTCCTTTTGTCAGTGCCTTATAATTGTGACATGACgcacaagtgtttttattgaccAAATGTTACAATAATAGACCATCTAccactgtaaaaatatttatGTGGTGAGAAAAAAGTGGACAACTATATACATGTTTAATTACAAAATGCTTTGTCGTTTGCTTTATACAAGAAGCTATTTTCCtactatttttgtattgtggTCAGCCTCCTTGctgatataataaaatatatctgacAAACTATTTATtctcattttacatttacatacataatGAAACGTTATTGCAAAGAGGAACAGCTTGACACCACCAACATCAACATTTAGGAAACACAGATGATACCATATGGGTTTTCCATTTATTTGCATCTTTTCTTGGCCTGCAATGAAATGGAAGTCATAGGCTCAACGATTATAACATTAGCCATTTGATAAACGACTTGAAGTGTTACTCACTGCATTAGTGAAACAAGTCTTCAGTGCTTCAAACTCCTTAGCACACAGATCCTTCTTTATTTCTTGTTTACTTGTGGTAGTGGCTGCCACACACTTCCCATAAGCTGCAGCCTACAGAAGAGTGCAACATATTAAAGCCATCTGTGGTACAATAGGCCTATGAGCAAATAGGTCTAATAGTCTCACCTCAAATGAACACTCTGCAAAAAGTTCTGGGAAACGCTGTAATTTCTCTCGGGTACGACTCCATACATTTGATCCAGACATAGTGCAGTTCTTTAGTGGTTTAGCCTGGTTTTCTCCTAAGCATGAGTCGCAAAACCTTTCCAGATCCGTAAGCAAAGAAATTGTAACATGGAAAATCAGGGTCGCACAACGCAAATAATACAACTAATATTAAGTTTTTCTAGGATATTACAATACGCTATGGACAGCGCCATGTTGTTGACCCCATCAGCAAGGAAACGTCCCTGACATACCTACAAATGTGATTCGCTCATTTCTCAGCCCATCAATGCTCTGGCCCATTCTCTTAAATGTTATTGGTTGCTTTTAGCTTTGACCCTGGTACAAACGCGAATTCTATTTGCCCTCAGTGAGTAACAGagtctgtgattggctggctGTCACATCTAGCCCCGCCCTCTCTTTACAGCTCCAGGAAGAAGATGGGTACACTGCTAAATCATGGCAA contains the following coding sequences:
- the slc38a10 gene encoding putative sodium-coupled neutral amino acid transporter 10 isoform X2 translates to MTASNWGLIMNVVNSIVGVSVLTMPFCFKQCGIVLGTLLLFFCSWMTHQSCMFLVHTASNTKRRTYAGLAFHAYGKAGKALVETSMIGLMLGTCIAFYVVIADLGSNFFAQLLGLQVTFSFRVVLLIAVSLFIVLPLSLQRNMMSSIQSFSAMALIFYTLFMFTIVLSSLRYGLVSGSWVEQVHLWRSRGVIQCLPIIATTFCCHPQVLPTYDSLDEPSVKRMSTIFTSSLKVVTIFYITVGFFGYVSFTDSIAGNVLMNFPSNLVTEMIRVGFMMSVAVGFPMMILPCRQAINTMVFEQQQKDGTFAAGGYMPPLRFKMITLCIVFGTMLGGILIPNVETILGLTGATMGSLICFICPALIYRKIQKNGIVAQLVLVVGLCILLLSTFTTLSISSSSPGTKVQVHPPPAPGRNNPPLPDLPVRHDNVPNKKPEEIEKPEMPVAVERDQAEPPQIKGPMDLPESKKDEEVQLDRPEAVGAVVVPEAEAHRHEPPIPHDAVQVDVRKNQEELQEEKEQQPGGESQKQLKPPEEIQDKKEEKENEEKPAEVVIKEDLGGGEQHINEILEKHDGDTKQDVSQFEEDMRQDTVKEAVAEKTNVANPAPVAQVDKAEPAVKSFGGEPPVVAVAQGADSKDTADEKMDVIKKLVAEGQLDHAVLLQVIKEQQVQQKRLLDQQEKLLAVIEEQHKEIHQKQPAVPESDAEKSIQDHAAVDGGAVKAKEPEPDLKQPAEAVMEAAGQAPQAGVGDPQVVVQNQALPVGNSVEGGAKAAVPVAYKEDIKSQEGGLGARGVPLGKKKSVDALPVVQNEEPAQVKDHEKELMEKEIQERLLLRDQQQEKELKEEQERIQKEVEARVEQERLEREKKEQIAKELEIAKAVQVRLAKERKEAEQRAEQERIEKEVAARVEKERLERERKEKLARELELEREREKQKKASEEAHKQEVQKVEKEPEKARNGLNEAQEGEGAREAQNGALGNNMADGEALKKGGRDLKENHAGPQDSHEKARDQGETDLRRRRRALGGKEKQGPIEDAGMSMGGHGLEPLLELGGSDLHVALEQHLLAGAVVHSRQIKQTPEVEDTK